In a single window of the Cupriavidus basilensis genome:
- a CDS encoding PrkA family serine protein kinase produces the protein MDIFGHYATRFEARKEEEYSIQEYLDICKKDPSAYATAAERMLAAIGQPELVDTHHDPRLSRLFFNKVIRIYPAFREFYGMEDTIEQIVAFFKHAAQGLEERKQILYLLGPPGGGKSSLAEKLKALMEQVPIYALKGSPIHESPLGLFSPEEDGKILEEDYGIPVRYLNTIASPWAVKRLHEFNGDITRFRVVKLRPSVLSQIAISKTEPGDENNQDISSLVGKVDIRKLEDFPQDDPDAYSYSGGLCLANRGLLEFVEMFKAPIKVLHPLLTATQEGNYKGTEGFGAIPFDGVILAHSNEAEWTTFKADKNNEAFLDRIYIVKVPYCLRVSEEVKIYDKLLRSSSLSAAPCAPNTLKMMGQFAVLTRIKEPENSNIFSKMRVYDGESLKDVDPKAKSYQEYRDYAGIDEGMNGLSTRFAFKVLSKVFNFDNTEVAANPVHLLYVLEQQIEREQFPPEQEAKLRSYIKEYLTAPFVEFIGKEIQTAYLESYSEYGQNIFDRYVVFADLWIQDQEYRDPNTGEILDRNALNDELEKVEKPAGISNPKDFRNEIVNFVLRARANNAGKNPAWTSYEKLRMVIEKRMFSTTEDLLPVISFNAKSSREDQDKHANFVNRMVEKGYTAKQVRLLVEWYLRVRKSS, from the coding sequence ATGGACATTTTCGGCCACTACGCCACACGCTTCGAAGCTCGCAAGGAAGAGGAATACAGCATCCAGGAGTATCTGGATATCTGCAAGAAGGATCCTTCCGCGTATGCGACCGCGGCCGAGCGCATGCTCGCCGCCATTGGTCAGCCTGAACTGGTGGATACCCACCACGACCCTCGGCTGTCCCGCCTGTTCTTCAACAAGGTCATCAGGATCTATCCGGCCTTCCGCGAGTTCTACGGCATGGAAGACACGATCGAGCAGATCGTCGCCTTCTTCAAGCACGCCGCGCAGGGACTCGAGGAGCGCAAGCAGATCCTCTACCTGCTCGGGCCTCCCGGAGGCGGCAAGTCCTCGCTGGCGGAAAAACTCAAGGCGCTGATGGAGCAGGTTCCCATCTACGCATTGAAGGGTTCGCCCATCCATGAATCGCCGCTCGGGCTGTTCTCCCCCGAGGAAGACGGCAAGATCCTGGAAGAGGACTACGGCATTCCGGTGCGCTATCTCAACACCATCGCCTCGCCCTGGGCGGTCAAGCGCCTGCACGAGTTCAACGGCGACATCACGCGCTTCCGCGTGGTCAAGCTGCGCCCCTCGGTGCTGTCGCAGATCGCGATCTCCAAGACGGAGCCGGGCGACGAGAACAACCAGGACATTTCGTCGCTGGTGGGCAAGGTCGATATCCGCAAGCTGGAGGATTTCCCGCAGGACGATCCGGACGCGTACTCGTATTCCGGCGGGCTGTGCCTGGCCAACCGCGGGCTGCTCGAGTTCGTGGAAATGTTCAAGGCCCCGATCAAGGTGCTGCACCCGCTGCTGACCGCCACCCAGGAGGGCAACTACAAGGGCACCGAAGGCTTCGGCGCGATCCCCTTCGACGGCGTCATCCTGGCGCACTCGAACGAAGCCGAGTGGACAACCTTCAAGGCCGACAAGAACAACGAGGCTTTCCTCGACCGGATCTACATCGTCAAGGTGCCGTACTGCCTGCGCGTGTCCGAGGAGGTGAAGATTTACGACAAGCTGTTGCGCAGCAGTTCGCTGTCGGCCGCGCCGTGCGCGCCCAACACCTTGAAGATGATGGGACAGTTCGCCGTGCTCACCCGCATCAAGGAGCCGGAGAACTCAAACATCTTCTCCAAGATGCGCGTCTATGACGGCGAGAGCCTGAAGGATGTCGACCCCAAGGCCAAGTCGTACCAGGAGTATCGCGACTACGCCGGCATCGACGAAGGCATGAACGGCTTGTCCACGCGTTTCGCCTTCAAGGTGTTGTCCAAGGTCTTCAACTTCGACAATACCGAGGTGGCCGCCAATCCGGTGCACCTGCTCTATGTGCTCGAGCAACAGATCGAGCGCGAGCAGTTCCCGCCGGAGCAGGAAGCCAAGCTGCGGTCGTACATCAAGGAGTATCTGACCGCACCGTTCGTGGAGTTCATCGGCAAGGAGATCCAGACCGCTTACCTGGAGTCGTACTCCGAGTATGGCCAGAACATCTTCGATCGCTATGTGGTGTTTGCCGACCTGTGGATCCAGGACCAGGAATATCGCGACCCGAATACCGGCGAGATTCTCGATCGCAATGCGTTGAACGACGAGCTTGAGAAAGTCGAGAAGCCCGCGGGGATATCCAACCCCAAGGACTTCCGCAACGAGATCGTCAACTTCGTGCTGCGCGCGCGGGCCAACAACGCGGGCAAGAACCCCGCGTGGACCAGCTACGAGAAGCTGCGCATGGTGATCGAGAAGCGCATGTTCTCCACCACCGAAGACCTGTTGCCCGTGATCTCGTTCAACGCCAAATCCTCTCGCGAGGATCAGGACAAGCACGCGAACTTCGTCAACCGCATGGTTGAGAAGGGATACACCGCGA
- a CDS encoding acyl-CoA dehydrogenase family protein, translated as MGNSDKNMAMAARKVPWMSEDLVMFQDTVRRFVERELVPNEARWAERGYIDREVWNRAGEVGLLCASIPEEYGGGGGNFAHEAVICNEMARAIATSLGNGVHSGIVAHYLLNYGTEAQKRKWLPQMASGAMVAAIAMSEPGAGSDLKSVRTRAVREKTQNGDIYRINGAKTFITNGYHADLVCVVAKTDPDAGAKGVSLIMVETRDQPGFRRGRILEKIGQKGQDTAELFFDDVCVPVENLLGDEEGKGFYQLMQQLPQERMIIALGAVASMQRAIELTTDYVRERQVFGKPLIDMQNTRFKLAECKTEATIAATFVDDCMVRLLRGELDAPTAAMAKWWCSQKNCEIIDECLQLHGGYGYMLEYPIARMYANARVSKIYGGSNEIMKELVARTL; from the coding sequence ATGGGAAATTCCGACAAGAACATGGCGATGGCCGCCCGCAAGGTGCCCTGGATGAGCGAAGACCTGGTCATGTTCCAGGACACCGTACGCCGCTTCGTGGAGCGCGAGCTGGTGCCGAACGAGGCGCGCTGGGCCGAGCGCGGCTACATCGACCGCGAAGTCTGGAACCGCGCCGGCGAGGTTGGCCTGCTGTGCGCCAGCATTCCCGAGGAGTACGGCGGCGGCGGCGGGAACTTTGCCCACGAGGCTGTAATCTGTAACGAAATGGCACGCGCCATCGCCACCAGCCTGGGCAATGGCGTGCACAGCGGCATCGTGGCCCATTACTTGCTCAACTACGGTACCGAGGCGCAGAAGCGCAAATGGCTTCCGCAGATGGCTTCAGGCGCCATGGTGGCCGCCATTGCCATGTCGGAGCCCGGCGCGGGCTCGGATCTCAAGTCGGTACGCACCCGAGCGGTGCGTGAGAAGACCCAGAACGGAGACATCTATCGCATCAACGGTGCAAAAACCTTCATCACCAATGGCTACCATGCCGATCTCGTTTGCGTGGTGGCCAAGACCGATCCCGATGCCGGCGCGAAAGGGGTCTCGCTCATCATGGTCGAGACCCGGGACCAGCCTGGCTTCAGGCGCGGCCGCATTCTGGAAAAAATCGGGCAGAAAGGCCAGGACACCGCCGAGTTGTTCTTCGACGACGTGTGCGTGCCGGTGGAGAACCTGCTGGGCGACGAGGAGGGCAAGGGTTTCTATCAACTGATGCAGCAACTGCCGCAGGAGCGCATGATCATCGCGCTTGGTGCGGTGGCGAGCATGCAGCGCGCGATCGAGCTCACCACCGACTACGTGCGCGAGCGGCAGGTGTTTGGAAAACCGCTGATCGATATGCAGAACACGCGCTTCAAGCTGGCGGAGTGCAAGACCGAGGCGACCATCGCCGCCACGTTCGTCGATGATTGCATGGTGCGCTTGCTGAGGGGCGAGCTCGATGCGCCTACCGCGGCCATGGCCAAGTGGTGGTGCTCGCAGAAGAACTGCGAAATCATCGACGAATGCCTGCAACTGCATGGCGGGTACGGCTATATGCTCGAATACCCGATCGCGCGCATGTACGCGAACGCGCGGGTCAGCAAGATTTATGGCGGCTCCAACGAAATCATGAAGGAGCTGGTGGCGCGCACGCTGTGA
- a CDS encoding enoyl-CoA hydratase/isomerase family protein — translation METIRYAVADGVATLTLDFPKRKNALNGTMRREIGEVVHQLRQDTSVRALILTGAGTDFCSGGDISSMQGEISAEQGRQRLAAIHPWLEDLIHLDRPVIAAVDGAAYGAGFSLALVADIILATPRARFGLPFLRLGLIPDCGVFYTLPRMIGLQRAKALMFSMRELSATAALEQGIVMEIVAPEALQARALALASAFTEASPVAVALTKKALNASLNQDLHSMLEMEADGQGIAFATAYRQQAATRFLEKQPPRYRWPD, via the coding sequence ATGGAGACCATTCGCTACGCCGTTGCCGACGGGGTTGCCACCCTCACGCTCGACTTCCCGAAGCGCAAGAACGCGCTGAACGGCACCATGCGCCGCGAGATCGGCGAGGTCGTGCACCAGTTGCGCCAGGACACCAGCGTGCGCGCGCTGATCCTCACCGGCGCGGGCACCGATTTCTGTTCCGGCGGCGACATTAGCTCGATGCAGGGCGAAATCAGCGCTGAGCAGGGCCGCCAGCGCCTGGCTGCGATCCATCCGTGGCTGGAAGACCTGATTCACCTCGACCGTCCCGTGATCGCGGCGGTGGACGGCGCGGCCTATGGCGCCGGCTTCAGCCTGGCATTGGTGGCCGACATCATCCTGGCCACGCCGCGCGCGCGCTTTGGCCTGCCTTTCCTGCGCCTGGGCCTGATCCCGGATTGCGGCGTGTTCTACACGCTGCCGCGCATGATCGGCCTGCAGCGCGCCAAGGCGCTGATGTTCTCGATGCGTGAACTGAGCGCCACGGCGGCGCTGGAGCAAGGCATCGTGATGGAAATCGTGGCGCCGGAGGCGCTGCAGGCGCGCGCGCTGGCGCTTGCCTCGGCCTTCACCGAAGCCTCGCCGGTGGCGGTTGCGCTGACCAAAAAGGCGCTCAATGCCTCGCTGAACCAGGACCTGCACAGCATGCTGGAGATGGAGGCGGACGGCCAGGGTATCGCTTTCGCCACCGCGTACCGCCAGCAGGCCGCCACGCGTTTCCTGGAAAAGCAGCCGCCGCGCTATCGCTGGCCCGACTGA
- a CDS encoding Bug family tripartite tricarboxylate transporter substrate binding protein, translating into MKTSRRNWLGQAAVLGGGALLGGWQWPAQAQGAYPARPIRMVVPYPAGGGTDTIARMIGQRLTEAWGQPVVVDNKPGASGMLGNDIVAKAPPDGYTMLLGITAMIQSPSLYKRIPYDVARDFAPVSLLARSSDLFVVPNRVPATTLAEFVALAKAGKLSYGSYGNGTSSHLHGELLKMQAHVDLAHIPYKGAAPLMSDVLGGQVDSAFVDVTSANSYLNSGKFKILAITGTQRYKSIPSVPTFAQAGFSGFEPNGWFSMFLPANTPRDVVTRLSTEIARIVRLPDISQKLVAMGLQPVGSSPEELAAVITTDTPKWARIVRDANIQLD; encoded by the coding sequence ATGAAGACATCGAGACGCAACTGGCTGGGCCAGGCGGCAGTGCTGGGGGGCGGTGCGTTGCTGGGCGGATGGCAGTGGCCCGCGCAGGCGCAGGGCGCCTATCCGGCGCGGCCCATCCGCATGGTGGTGCCGTATCCCGCCGGCGGCGGCACCGATACCATCGCGCGCATGATCGGCCAGCGCCTGACCGAGGCCTGGGGCCAGCCGGTGGTGGTTGACAACAAGCCCGGCGCCAGCGGCATGCTCGGCAACGACATCGTGGCCAAGGCCCCGCCCGACGGCTACACGATGCTGCTCGGCATCACCGCCATGATCCAGTCGCCCAGCCTGTACAAGCGCATCCCGTACGACGTGGCCCGCGATTTCGCGCCGGTTTCACTGCTGGCCAGGTCCTCCGACCTGTTCGTGGTGCCCAACCGGGTGCCGGCCACCACGCTCGCCGAGTTCGTGGCCCTGGCCAAGGCCGGCAAGCTCAGCTACGGCTCCTACGGCAACGGCACCTCCTCGCATCTGCATGGCGAGCTGCTCAAGATGCAGGCGCATGTGGACCTTGCACACATTCCATACAAAGGCGCCGCGCCGCTGATGAGCGACGTGCTGGGCGGACAGGTGGATTCGGCGTTTGTCGATGTGACCTCGGCCAATAGCTACCTGAATAGCGGCAAGTTCAAGATCCTCGCCATCACGGGCACCCAGCGCTACAAATCGATTCCCTCGGTGCCGACTTTCGCCCAGGCCGGCTTCTCCGGGTTTGAGCCGAACGGCTGGTTCTCGATGTTCCTGCCCGCCAATACGCCGCGCGACGTGGTTACCCGGCTCTCCACCGAGATCGCCCGCATTGTGCGGCTCCCGGACATCTCGCAAAAGCTGGTGGCGATGGGGTTGCAGCCGGTGGGCTCGTCCCCGGAAGAACTGGCCGCGGTGATCACGACGGACACGCCCAAGTGGGCGCGCATCGTCCGCGACGCCAACATCCAGCTCGACTGA
- a CDS encoding long-chain fatty acid--CoA ligase yields MNQAAFATHAPAYRSPHWPPGMPAEACVPRTSLAYNVEVAARRYPDKTAIQYFHTAISYASLHAQIERMAGYLQQACGVAPGDRVMLFSQNCPQFIVAYYAILRAEAVVVPANPMWLTGELEHVAADSGAVAAFVAAELYPQIAPLHGAKLAHIIVHQYGDMLEAAGGTGSVPAWLCERTPLPACAPAGATLATWAQADAAGHVPRAHQAGFDTLCMLAYTSGTTGHPKGCMHTHGTLMSAAVGSQLWRSASPQSVCLSVAPMFHLLGMQNGIHAPLYLGATIVLLPRWDRAAAADLIERYQVSTWGAPPAMLVDFFAQPGIGERNLSSLAYLGGGGAAMPDAVATMLQERFGLHYVEAYGLTETAAFLLSNPRHRPKRECLGIATFGVDARVIDPHTLAELPQGELGEIVAHGAQVMRGYWRNPQADAESFIEIDGKRFLRTGDLGFMDEEGYFFMRDRLKRMINASGFKVWPAEVENLLYGHPAIHEACVIAARDARRGETVKAVVALKPAARGTPEASAEQIMAWCRERLAAYKVPRIVSFVDALPKSATGKIQWRALQELEQDQGGDQPAAAGSVA; encoded by the coding sequence ATGAATCAAGCTGCTTTTGCTACCCACGCTCCGGCCTACCGTTCTCCCCACTGGCCTCCAGGCATGCCTGCCGAGGCGTGCGTGCCGCGCACCAGCCTGGCCTACAACGTCGAGGTGGCCGCCCGGCGCTATCCGGACAAGACCGCGATCCAGTATTTCCATACGGCCATCTCCTACGCCAGCCTGCATGCGCAGATCGAGCGCATGGCCGGCTACCTGCAGCAAGCTTGCGGCGTGGCGCCGGGCGACCGCGTGATGCTGTTCAGCCAGAACTGCCCGCAGTTCATCGTGGCCTACTACGCCATCCTGCGTGCCGAGGCGGTGGTCGTACCAGCCAACCCGATGTGGCTGACCGGGGAGCTCGAACACGTGGCCGCGGACAGCGGCGCGGTAGCGGCCTTCGTCGCGGCGGAGCTTTATCCGCAGATCGCGCCACTGCATGGCGCCAAGCTGGCGCATATCATCGTGCATCAGTACGGGGACATGCTCGAGGCCGCCGGCGGCACCGGCAGCGTGCCCGCCTGGCTTTGCGAGCGCACCCCGCTGCCCGCCTGCGCACCCGCAGGCGCCACGCTGGCGACCTGGGCGCAGGCCGACGCCGCGGGCCATGTCCCGCGCGCCCATCAGGCTGGCTTTGACACGCTGTGCATGCTGGCCTACACCTCGGGCACCACTGGTCATCCCAAGGGCTGCATGCATACGCACGGCACGCTGATGAGCGCCGCGGTGGGTTCGCAGCTGTGGCGCAGCGCCAGCCCGCAGAGCGTGTGCTTGTCGGTCGCACCGATGTTCCATCTGCTGGGCATGCAGAACGGCATCCACGCGCCGCTTTACCTGGGCGCCACCATCGTGCTGCTGCCGCGCTGGGATCGCGCGGCAGCAGCAGACCTGATCGAGCGCTACCAAGTTTCCACCTGGGGCGCGCCGCCCGCCATGCTGGTGGATTTCTTCGCGCAGCCGGGCATCGGCGAGCGCAACCTCTCCAGCCTTGCCTACCTGGGCGGCGGTGGGGCCGCCATGCCGGACGCCGTGGCCACCATGCTGCAGGAGCGCTTTGGCCTGCATTACGTGGAGGCGTACGGCCTGACCGAGACCGCCGCCTTCCTGCTGTCCAATCCGCGCCACCGGCCCAAGCGCGAATGCCTGGGCATTGCCACGTTCGGTGTGGACGCGCGCGTGATCGACCCGCACACCCTGGCCGAACTGCCGCAGGGCGAGCTGGGCGAGATCGTGGCCCATGGCGCGCAGGTGATGCGCGGCTACTGGCGCAACCCGCAGGCCGACGCGGAATCGTTCATCGAGATCGATGGCAAGCGCTTCCTGCGCACCGGCGACCTCGGCTTTATGGATGAGGAAGGCTATTTCTTCATGCGCGACCGGCTCAAACGCATGATCAACGCATCCGGCTTCAAGGTCTGGCCGGCGGAGGTGGAGAACCTGCTCTACGGGCATCCCGCCATCCACGAAGCCTGCGTGATCGCCGCGCGCGACGCGCGCCGCGGCGAGACCGTCAAGGCCGTGGTGGCGCTCAAGCCGGCCGCGCGCGGCACGCCCGAGGCCAGCGCCGAGCAGATCATGGCGTGGTGCCGCGAGCGGCTGGCGGCCTACAAGGTGCCGCGCATTGTGAGCTTTGTCGATGCGTTGCCCAAGTCGGCCACCGGCAAGATCCAGTGGCGGGCACTGCAGGAGCTGGAGCAGGACCAGGGCGGAGATCAACCGGCCGCCGCCGGCAGCGTGGCCTGA
- a CDS encoding Bug family tripartite tricarboxylate transporter substrate binding protein: MQHTRRKALQQIGAGALAAGGLGLGLSPARADAFPAKPVRLVVPYPAGGATDVLARAIAEPLGKMWQRPIVVENRPGASGMIGADAVAKADADGHTALLTITTLVQAPSLYAKAPFDPVRDFAPVSNLGTTSLVFAVHNSVPATTLAEFIALVKSRPRQFNYGSYGTGSSGHLYCEVFNEAAGLDMTHVSYKGEAPELNDLLGGQIPAAIISVMGARPHVATGRLRALAVTGPARAPQLPDVPTFRESGIAGMDSMGWFGLLLPAAAPRPVIEKFSSDVNRVLAMPAVRARMNDMGVVLAGSTPDAFAETMRSDYARWGKVIRTRNIRLD; encoded by the coding sequence ATGCAGCACACGCGCCGCAAGGCATTGCAGCAGATCGGAGCCGGCGCCCTCGCCGCCGGCGGCCTGGGCCTGGGGCTGAGCCCGGCGCGTGCCGACGCTTTCCCGGCCAAGCCCGTGCGGCTGGTGGTGCCCTACCCCGCGGGCGGCGCCACCGATGTGCTGGCACGCGCGATTGCCGAGCCGCTCGGCAAGATGTGGCAGCGCCCCATCGTGGTGGAAAACCGCCCGGGCGCCAGCGGCATGATCGGCGCCGACGCCGTGGCCAAGGCCGATGCCGACGGCCATACCGCGCTGCTTACCATCACCACGCTGGTCCAGGCCCCCAGCCTCTACGCCAAGGCGCCGTTCGATCCGGTGCGCGATTTTGCCCCGGTGTCCAATCTTGGCACCACCAGCCTGGTGTTCGCGGTGCACAACTCGGTGCCCGCCACGACGCTGGCCGAATTCATCGCGCTGGTGAAGTCCAGGCCAAGGCAGTTCAACTATGGCTCCTACGGCACCGGCTCCAGCGGCCATCTCTACTGCGAAGTGTTCAACGAGGCGGCGGGGCTGGACATGACCCACGTGTCGTACAAGGGCGAGGCACCGGAACTGAACGACCTGCTCGGCGGGCAGATCCCCGCGGCGATCATCTCGGTGATGGGCGCGCGCCCGCACGTGGCAACCGGCCGCCTGCGCGCGCTGGCGGTGACCGGCCCCGCGCGCGCGCCGCAATTGCCAGACGTGCCGACCTTTCGCGAGTCTGGCATCGCGGGCATGGATTCGATGGGCTGGTTCGGGCTGTTGCTGCCGGCCGCCGCGCCGCGCCCGGTGATCGAAAAGTTCTCCTCTGACGTCAACCGCGTGCTGGCCATGCCAGCCGTGCGCGCGCGCATGAACGATATGGGCGTGGTGCTTGCCGGCAGCACGCCCGATGCCTTCGCCGAGACCATGCGCAGCGATTACGCGCGCTGGGGCAAGGTCATCCGCACCCGCAACATCCGCCTTGACTAA
- a CDS encoding tripartite tricarboxylate transporter substrate binding protein, producing MQIGRRRTLLRLGAASFAAGGGISGIASALAQGAVPAGYPAKPVRLVVPYPAGGATDVLARAIAAPLGQQWQRTVVVENRPGASGMIGADTVAKAPADGYTLLLTLTSVVQLPSQYAKPPFDPMRDLVALSELATSHLVVAANSSMPGSLAEVVQMAKGKPKGYSYGTYGTGSGAHLYMEVFTGAAGVDMIHVPYKGEAPLLNDLLGGQVSVGTISVMGIKPHVRTGRLRALAVVGNTRAPMLPEVPTFQELGYSGLDGPGWFGLFAPAGTPRPIVDKVSADVNAILATPDIRQRMTDLGVIVKGTRPMEFAEVARADQAYWNGVIRKLNIRLD from the coding sequence ATGCAGATAGGACGTCGCAGGACCCTGTTACGGCTTGGCGCGGCCTCGTTCGCCGCTGGCGGCGGCATCTCCGGGATCGCCAGCGCGCTCGCGCAAGGCGCCGTGCCCGCCGGATACCCCGCCAAGCCGGTGCGGCTGGTGGTGCCTTATCCGGCGGGGGGCGCCACCGACGTGCTCGCCCGCGCCATTGCCGCGCCGCTTGGCCAGCAGTGGCAGCGCACTGTGGTGGTGGAAAACCGCCCGGGCGCCAGCGGCATGATCGGTGCCGATACGGTGGCCAAGGCGCCTGCGGATGGCTACACCTTGCTGCTCACGCTGACCAGCGTGGTGCAGTTGCCCAGCCAGTATGCAAAGCCGCCTTTCGACCCGATGCGCGACCTGGTCGCGCTGTCGGAGCTGGCGACTTCGCACCTGGTGGTGGCCGCCAATTCGTCCATGCCCGGCAGCCTCGCCGAGGTGGTGCAGATGGCGAAGGGCAAGCCGAAAGGGTATTCGTACGGCACCTACGGCACCGGCAGCGGCGCGCACCTCTATATGGAAGTGTTTACCGGCGCCGCCGGGGTCGACATGATCCATGTCCCCTACAAAGGCGAGGCGCCGTTGCTCAACGACCTGCTGGGCGGCCAGGTGTCGGTGGGCACCATCTCCGTGATGGGGATCAAGCCGCATGTGCGCACCGGCCGCCTGCGCGCGCTGGCGGTGGTGGGCAACACCCGGGCGCCCATGCTGCCCGAGGTGCCGACCTTCCAGGAGCTGGGCTACAGCGGCCTGGACGGGCCCGGCTGGTTCGGCCTGTTTGCCCCGGCCGGCACGCCCCGGCCGATCGTGGACAAGGTTTCTGCGGACGTGAACGCCATCCTGGCCACACCCGATATCCGGCAGCGCATGACCGACCTTGGAGTGATCGTGAAAGGCACCCGGCCGATGGAGTTTGCCGAGGTGGCGCGCGCCGACCAGGCTTACTGGAACGGCGTGATCCGCAAGCTCAATATCCGGCTCGACTGA